The following proteins are encoded in a genomic region of Grus americana isolate bGruAme1 chromosome 5, bGruAme1.mat, whole genome shotgun sequence:
- the IGF2 gene encoding insulin-like growth factor II, with the protein MSSAGAHTDERCRQPAFLPGPPQEVESSSGSAKVQRMCAARRMLLLLLAFLAYALDSAAAYGTAETLCGGELVDTLQFVCGDRGFYFSRPVGRNNRRINRGIVEECCFRSCDLALLETYCAKSVKSERDLSATSLAGLPALSKESFQKPSHAKYSKYDVWQKKSSQRLQREVPGILRARQYRWQAEGLQAAEEAKALHRPLISLPSQRPPAARASPEMAGPQK; encoded by the exons atgTCAAGCGCCGGGGCACACACGGATGAGCGCTGCCGgcagcctgccttcctccccgGCCCGCCGCAAGAAGTTGAGAGTAGCAGCGGCAGCGCCAAG GTGCAGAGGATGTGTGCGGCGAGgcggatgctgctgctgctgctggctttcctGGCCTACGCGCTGGATTCGGCCGCGGCGTACGGCACGGCGGAGACCCTCTGCGGCGGGGAGCTGGTGGACACGCTGCAGTTCGTCTGTGGGGACAGGGGCTTCTACTTCA GTAGACCGGTGGGACGAAATAACCGTCGGATCAACCGGGGGATCGTGGAGGAGTGCTGCTTTCGGAGCTGTGACTTGGCTCTGCTGGAAACCTACTGCGCCAAGTCTGTCAAGTCCGAGCGTGACCTCTCCGCCACCTCCCTGGCAGGCCTGCCGGCACTCAGCAAG GAGAGCTTCCAGAAGCCCTCGCACGCCAAGTACTCCAAGTATGATGTGTGGCAGAAGAAGAGCTCCCAGCGGCTGCAGCGGGAGGTGCCCGGCATCCTGCGGGCTCGCCAGTACCGGTGGCAGGCGGAGGGGCTGCAAGCGGCCGAGGAAGCCAAGGCACTGCACCGTCCCCTCatctccctgcccagccagaGGCCCCCGGCAGCGCGAGCCTCCCCCGAAATGGCTGGCCCCCAGAAATGA